The following coding sequences are from one Salvia hispanica cultivar TCC Black 2014 chromosome 3, UniMelb_Shisp_WGS_1.0, whole genome shotgun sequence window:
- the LOC125214583 gene encoding uncharacterized protein LOC125214583 isoform X2 has protein sequence MATAPAVSIQWIPEDDLLLKNAVEAGASLEALAKGAVLFSRRYSLRELQERWHSLLYDPDISAQAAAQIFELEISGINHASKFNRAENHTIGGKEVAQKRKHASIRRKYYAMRKKFRNELFSNSNLGIFEPNPHEFSEQSTDFQKQVMHDAIPDHLLLQEEDIDILRHAFQGPIRDISVASRANNAPGGYGFDGDATSSLIEGTQQFNPANSDGFSSLQTSMFEPNQPHLRHWRRMQDVSASSVPTSMNLQDADRIAEDTIRHESEDKENSSTVCTGEYGDPDSLLNLSNEDEILLEDVENCAANKCCTDSTGAVIQDCIKDGQENDKAKPEPESVTVGEVVPLIAPSATPVVSEVSMSSVHGDQPMNSQPEVDAPSKSTLISDFTGLGGGKICCTLNTEDTEIPCNDDIFLLIHPSTSFGSSTTQPNSMGSMTSAHQKDYEQGLKFSMKGNESAKSSVWPHMVGTQAVHPLVGHTAKTKLHDSREQALLPGFATKTIGHSTKGGSQYAIPKQCSNSLVKKEVAGVDIKAGQNSATVTNIIQSTEAGPSRSQHPESAFDDSESDEVESGIDDDVPYFSDIEAMILEMDLDPYDQDSGIVRQVPSYQYDETKRTIIRLEQGARSCLRRAMTSHEALAILYGRHLRHYITKPEVLLGRSTDDMDVDIDLRKEGRANKISRRQAIIKMEADGSFFLRNLGKSSVLVNGVAVACGQLLNLSTSCLIEIRGMSFVFEINQDYVMKNLSRYFLKNKGKTGKSDWSAEDES, from the exons ATGGCGACGGCTCCTGCGGTGTCAATTCAGTGGATTCCTGAAGATGACCTCTTGCTGAAGAATGCTGTTGAG GCTGGTGCATCGTTGGAAGCACTTGCCAAAGGTGCAGTGCTGTTTTCTCGTAGATACAGTTTACGAGAGCTGCAAGAGAGATGGCACTCGCTTCTCTATGATCCTGATATTTCAGCCCAAGCTGCTGCTCAAATCTTTGAACTTGAGATTTCTGGTATCAACCATGCATCGAAATTTAACAGAGCTGAGAACCACACCATAGGAGGTAAAGAGGTTGCGCAAAAGAGGAAACATGCGAGCATCCGTCGAAAATATTATGCCATGAGAAAGAAATTCCGTAATGAATTATTCAGCAACAGCAATTTGGGAATTTTTGAACCCAATCCTCATGAATTCAGTGAGCAAAGTACTGATTTTCAGAAACAAGTGATGCATGATGCCATACCTGACCATCTATTACTTCAGGAAGAGGACATAGATATTTTGCGGCATGCCTTTCAGGGTCCAATAAGGGATATTTCTGTGGCATCACGTGCAAATAATGCGCCGGGAGGCTATGGATTTGATGGCGATGCCACTTCCTCACTAATAGAAG GTACACAACAATTCAACCCCGCAAATTCGGATGGCTTTTCTTCTTTACAAACAAGCATGTTCGAGCCCAATCAGCCTCACTTGCGCCACTGGAGAAGAATGCAGGATGTTTCAGCTTCTTCAGTACCTACTAGCATGAACTTGCAAGATGCAGATCGGATTGCTGAAGATACGATCAGGCATGAGTCTGAGGATAAAGAAAATAGCTCAACTGTATGCACCGGTGAATATGGTGACCCAGACTCACTTTTGAACCTCTCGAATGAGGATGAGATATTGTTGGAGGACGTTGAAAATTGTGCAGCTAATAAATGTTGTACTGATAGTACTGGTGCAGTCATCCAAGATTGTATCAAAGACGgtcaagaaaatgataaagCAAAACCTGAACCCGAGTCTGTCACAGTTGGAGAAGTTGTTCCTTTGATTGCTCCTAGTGCAACACCCGTGGTGTCCGAAGTATCCATGTCCTCTGTTCATGGAGACCAACCAATGAATAGCCAGCCAGAGGTTGATGCACCTTCAAAGTCAACtttgatttcagattttaCTGGACTCGGTGGTGGCAAGATCTGCTGCACTTTGAACACCGAGGACACGGAAATTCCATGCAATGATGATATATTCTTGCTTATACATCCATCGACTTCATTTGGTTCTTCTACAACACAGCCAAACTCCATGGGTTCTATGACATCTGCTCATCAAAAGGATTATGAACAAGGTTTAAAATTCTCGATGAAAGGAAATGAATCTGCAAAATCTTCTGTGTGGCCTCATATGGTGGGCACACAGGCGGTGCACCCGCTTGTAGGTCATACTGCCAAAACTAAACTTCATGATTCCAGAGAGCAGGCTTTACTTCCTGGATTTGCTACCAAAACCATTGGACATTCCACTAAAGGTGGATCACAGTATGCAATTCCAAAACAATGCAGCAATAGTCTGGTCAAGAAAGAAGTTGCTGGAGTTGATATAAAG GCTGGACAAAACTCAGCAACAGTCACTAATATAATACAATCAACAGAAGCAGGCCCCTCGAGAAGCCAACATCCAGAATCAGCTTTTGACGACTCAGAGTCAGATGAAGTCGAATCTGGAATTGATGACGATGTACCTTATTTTTCGGACATTGAAGCCATG ATACTAGAAATGGACTTAGATCCATACGATCAAGACTCCGGCATTGTTAGACAAG TTCCAAGTTATCAGTATGATGAGACCAAGAGAACCATCATAAGGTTGGAACAAGGTGCCCGATCCTGCTTGAGAAGGGCTATGACATCACACGAAGCTCTTGCCATCTTGTATGGCCGCCATTTGAGGCATTACATCACGAAACCCGAG GTTTTACTTGGAAGATCAACTGATGATATGGATGTTGATATTGATCTGAGGAAAGAAGGAAGAGCTAATAAAATCTCTAGGCGGCAG GCTATTATCAAAATGGAGGCAGACGGTTCGTTCTTTCTGAGAAACTTAGGTAAGAGTTCAGTGTTGGTGAATGGCGTTGCAGTAGCCTGTGGGCAGTTGCTGAACCTTAGCACAAGTTGTTTGATTGAG ATAAGGGGGATGAGTTTTGTGTTTGAGATCAACCAAGATTATGTAATGAAGAACTTGAGTAGATATTTCCtgaaaaataaaggaaagaCGGGCAAATCTGATTGGTCGGCCGAGGACGAATCATGA
- the LOC125214583 gene encoding uncharacterized protein LOC125214583 isoform X1: protein MATAPAVSIQWIPEDDLLLKNAVEAGASLEALAKGAVLFSRRYSLRELQERWHSLLYDPDISAQAAAQIFELEISGINHASKFNRAENHTIGGKEVAQKRKHASIRRKYYAMRKKFRNELFSNSNLGIFEPNPHEFSEQSTDFQKQVMHDAIPDHLLLQEEDIDILRHAFQGPIRDISVASRANNAPGGYGFDGDATSSLIEGGNDILEVDIKNRKSSIDENPHNSSVGFKGTQQFNPANSDGFSSLQTSMFEPNQPHLRHWRRMQDVSASSVPTSMNLQDADRIAEDTIRHESEDKENSSTVCTGEYGDPDSLLNLSNEDEILLEDVENCAANKCCTDSTGAVIQDCIKDGQENDKAKPEPESVTVGEVVPLIAPSATPVVSEVSMSSVHGDQPMNSQPEVDAPSKSTLISDFTGLGGGKICCTLNTEDTEIPCNDDIFLLIHPSTSFGSSTTQPNSMGSMTSAHQKDYEQGLKFSMKGNESAKSSVWPHMVGTQAVHPLVGHTAKTKLHDSREQALLPGFATKTIGHSTKGGSQYAIPKQCSNSLVKKEVAGVDIKAGQNSATVTNIIQSTEAGPSRSQHPESAFDDSESDEVESGIDDDVPYFSDIEAMILEMDLDPYDQDSGIVRQVPSYQYDETKRTIIRLEQGARSCLRRAMTSHEALAILYGRHLRHYITKPEVLLGRSTDDMDVDIDLRKEGRANKISRRQAIIKMEADGSFFLRNLGKSSVLVNGVAVACGQLLNLSTSCLIEIRGMSFVFEINQDYVMKNLSRYFLKNKGKTGKSDWSAEDES, encoded by the exons ATGGCGACGGCTCCTGCGGTGTCAATTCAGTGGATTCCTGAAGATGACCTCTTGCTGAAGAATGCTGTTGAG GCTGGTGCATCGTTGGAAGCACTTGCCAAAGGTGCAGTGCTGTTTTCTCGTAGATACAGTTTACGAGAGCTGCAAGAGAGATGGCACTCGCTTCTCTATGATCCTGATATTTCAGCCCAAGCTGCTGCTCAAATCTTTGAACTTGAGATTTCTGGTATCAACCATGCATCGAAATTTAACAGAGCTGAGAACCACACCATAGGAGGTAAAGAGGTTGCGCAAAAGAGGAAACATGCGAGCATCCGTCGAAAATATTATGCCATGAGAAAGAAATTCCGTAATGAATTATTCAGCAACAGCAATTTGGGAATTTTTGAACCCAATCCTCATGAATTCAGTGAGCAAAGTACTGATTTTCAGAAACAAGTGATGCATGATGCCATACCTGACCATCTATTACTTCAGGAAGAGGACATAGATATTTTGCGGCATGCCTTTCAGGGTCCAATAAGGGATATTTCTGTGGCATCACGTGCAAATAATGCGCCGGGAGGCTATGGATTTGATGGCGATGCCACTTCCTCACTAATAGAAGGTggaaatgatattttagagGTTGATatcaaaaacagaaaaagttCCATTGATGAGAATCCTCATAATTCTTCTGTTGGATTTAAAGGTACACAACAATTCAACCCCGCAAATTCGGATGGCTTTTCTTCTTTACAAACAAGCATGTTCGAGCCCAATCAGCCTCACTTGCGCCACTGGAGAAGAATGCAGGATGTTTCAGCTTCTTCAGTACCTACTAGCATGAACTTGCAAGATGCAGATCGGATTGCTGAAGATACGATCAGGCATGAGTCTGAGGATAAAGAAAATAGCTCAACTGTATGCACCGGTGAATATGGTGACCCAGACTCACTTTTGAACCTCTCGAATGAGGATGAGATATTGTTGGAGGACGTTGAAAATTGTGCAGCTAATAAATGTTGTACTGATAGTACTGGTGCAGTCATCCAAGATTGTATCAAAGACGgtcaagaaaatgataaagCAAAACCTGAACCCGAGTCTGTCACAGTTGGAGAAGTTGTTCCTTTGATTGCTCCTAGTGCAACACCCGTGGTGTCCGAAGTATCCATGTCCTCTGTTCATGGAGACCAACCAATGAATAGCCAGCCAGAGGTTGATGCACCTTCAAAGTCAACtttgatttcagattttaCTGGACTCGGTGGTGGCAAGATCTGCTGCACTTTGAACACCGAGGACACGGAAATTCCATGCAATGATGATATATTCTTGCTTATACATCCATCGACTTCATTTGGTTCTTCTACAACACAGCCAAACTCCATGGGTTCTATGACATCTGCTCATCAAAAGGATTATGAACAAGGTTTAAAATTCTCGATGAAAGGAAATGAATCTGCAAAATCTTCTGTGTGGCCTCATATGGTGGGCACACAGGCGGTGCACCCGCTTGTAGGTCATACTGCCAAAACTAAACTTCATGATTCCAGAGAGCAGGCTTTACTTCCTGGATTTGCTACCAAAACCATTGGACATTCCACTAAAGGTGGATCACAGTATGCAATTCCAAAACAATGCAGCAATAGTCTGGTCAAGAAAGAAGTTGCTGGAGTTGATATAAAG GCTGGACAAAACTCAGCAACAGTCACTAATATAATACAATCAACAGAAGCAGGCCCCTCGAGAAGCCAACATCCAGAATCAGCTTTTGACGACTCAGAGTCAGATGAAGTCGAATCTGGAATTGATGACGATGTACCTTATTTTTCGGACATTGAAGCCATG ATACTAGAAATGGACTTAGATCCATACGATCAAGACTCCGGCATTGTTAGACAAG TTCCAAGTTATCAGTATGATGAGACCAAGAGAACCATCATAAGGTTGGAACAAGGTGCCCGATCCTGCTTGAGAAGGGCTATGACATCACACGAAGCTCTTGCCATCTTGTATGGCCGCCATTTGAGGCATTACATCACGAAACCCGAG GTTTTACTTGGAAGATCAACTGATGATATGGATGTTGATATTGATCTGAGGAAAGAAGGAAGAGCTAATAAAATCTCTAGGCGGCAG GCTATTATCAAAATGGAGGCAGACGGTTCGTTCTTTCTGAGAAACTTAGGTAAGAGTTCAGTGTTGGTGAATGGCGTTGCAGTAGCCTGTGGGCAGTTGCTGAACCTTAGCACAAGTTGTTTGATTGAG ATAAGGGGGATGAGTTTTGTGTTTGAGATCAACCAAGATTATGTAATGAAGAACTTGAGTAGATATTTCCtgaaaaataaaggaaagaCGGGCAAATCTGATTGGTCGGCCGAGGACGAATCATGA
- the LOC125212207 gene encoding protein SHI RELATED SEQUENCE 1-like — protein sequence MAGFFSLGGGGGGGGASSAGRDQDGQSSHTNNNPDINPESWFLYRNDEIPPYRGFELWQPHQQHQPQLQDLYASAGGLAVGPSRGGFSITEESARPGFLMMRSGGGGGAGSGGGISCQDCGNQAKKDCSHMRCRTCCKSRGFQCQTHVKSTWVPAAKRREKQQQLAALQQRQEEGKERDHSSKRQRENNNNNNNNNPSSSNSLVCTRIPTSATGLELGNFPSEVSAEAVFRCVRVSAIDDAEDQYAYQTAVNISGHVFKGILYDQGTETQYMAAGETSSGGGSVQQLNLIASTADTAAAAASPSPYLDPSLYPAPLNSFMAGTQFFPPPRS from the exons ATGGCCGGCTTCTTCTCActaggcggcggcggcggcggcggaggcgccTCCTCCGCCGGCCGAGACCAAGACGGCCAGAGCAGCCACACCAACAACAACCCGGACATCAACCCGGAGAGCTGGTTCCTCTACCGCAACGACGAGATCCCGCCCTACCGCGGCTTCGAGCTCTGGCAGCCGCACCAGCAGCATCAGCCGCAGCTGCAGGACCTCTACGCCTCCGCGGGCGGGCTCGCCGTCGGGCCCAGCCGCGGCGGCTTCAGCATCACCGAGGAGTCCGCCCGCCCCGGGTTCCTCATGATGCGAAGCGGCGGGGGCGGAGGCGCAGGATCGGGCGGCGGCATCAGCTGCCAAGACTGCGGCAACCAGGCCAAGAAGGACTGCTCGCATATGCGGTGCAGAACGTGCTGCAAGAGCCGGGGCTTCCAGTGCCAGACCCACGTCAAGAGCACGTGGGTCCCCGCTGCCAAGCGCCGCGAGAAGCAGCAGCAGCTCGCGGCGCTCCAGCAGCGCCAGGAGGAAGGGAAGGAGAGGGATCACTCCTCAAAAAGACAAagggaaaataataataataacaataataataatccgAGCAGCTCCAACTCCCTCGTCTGCACCAGAATACCTACTTCCGCTACTG gGTTAGAGTTGGGGAATTTTCCGTCGGAAGTGAGCGCGGAGGCCGTCTTCCGGTGCGTGAGGGTGTCAGCAATCGACGACGCGGAGGATCAATACGCGTACCAAACCGCCGTCAACATCTCCGGCCACGTCTTCAAGGGAATCCTCTACGATCAAGGCACGGAAACGCAGTACATGGCCGCCGGAGAGACCTCCTCCGGCGGCGGAAGCGTCCAGCAGCTCAATTTAATCGCCTCCACCGCCGACACCGCCGCAGCAGCAGCGTCGCCTTCCCCTTATTTGGACCCCTCTTTATACCCAGCCCCCCTTAATAGCTTCATGGCCGGTACGCAATTCTTCCCACCACCAAGATCTTGA